The DNA region AGCCGGTGCCGGCGGTGCACAGGGCGATCGTCTGCCCCTTGTTCTCCGCCACCTTCTGGCCGTTGACCAGGATCGTGCAGGCGATCTGGTTGCTGACCGACGAGTTCCGGGTGTCCGCGGTGACGGTGAGCAGGTAGTCGCCCGAGTTGAAGGACGCCGTACCGCGCCATTCGTCGGTGCTGGCCGGGGTCGTCTCGGTCCGCTGGTCGTTGAGCGAGCCGAACCGGATGGTCGCGCCGCCCGAGGCGCTGACGACGAACTCCACGGTGTTCTTGTCCCCGGCGACGGCCGGGATGTGCAACCCCGACTCGCCGGTAGCGAAGAAACTGGTGTAGACCAGTAACCCGCCCGCGGCCAGCAGGCCGGCGATCGAAAGCGCGAGCCCCGCGATCCCCATTCCCTTCTTGTCCGCTTCGCCCTTCTTGATTTTGGTCAAACCGATCACGGAAAGAATCATTCCGATCACGGCGAGCGGCCAGGCGGCGATCCCGGCGACCGGGACGAAGGCGACCCCGAGCGCCGCCAGTCCAACCAGGAAACCTGCGATGACCAGGCCGTTCTTGGGTTTGCGGTGCCGTGTTCCGTGCGCGGCGAACCCTGGGCCGTAGCGGGTGGCAGGCGGGTGCGGGAGAGGTGGATCGGTCGGCATACATGCCCTTTCGGAGGCTTCCGTCCGAAGACGTTAACCCATCGTTCGGGGCAATGGCCGAAATTGTTACCTGCCGGAAAAAGTCATCATTCCACGATGATCAAGCGGTTATCGACATTTTCTGACGAGAATTGTGGCACCGCCGAATGTCGGAAACCCGATCACTGATCGAACAGGCTGACTTCCGGGGTGATCTCCAGCAGTTCGTGCACCGGGCGGCCGCGCCGGCCGTCGATGGTCGTGGTGCGCACGACGCGCAACCGCGCGGTCACCGGCCGGTCCAGGTTCTCCTTGATCTCGTCGAGCAGATCCGGCGCCACCGCGCCCTGGATCGTGCCGCCCGATTCGCGTTCGAGATAGAAGATCCGGCGCCGGGTGCGGACACCGTCCAGCCTGCCGCTGACCGTCTCGTAGCCGACGGCCTCGCGCGACTCGCGCAGGCTCCCGGACAGGATCCTCGCCTGCTCGGTGGTCATGCTGCGGGTCAGCTCGTCGCCGGACGTCGGCGTCAGCGCCATCCCGATCCCGGCGTGTTTGCTGACCGCGTTGACGATGTCGCTGACCGCGTTGCGGACGGTGTCGCGCTGCAGCAGCACCGCGTCCAGTGCGCCGTCGTCCGAGCCGTTGGCCGGCAGGAAATCGCACAGTTCCTTGACCGCGCGTTCGGACAGCGACTCGATCCCGTCGTGGATGAGCGCGTCGTCGAGCGCCGGTTCGGGGAAACCGAAGAAGATCGCGTTGCCCGCCTGGCCGCGCTGGATCAGCGGGGCCTTCTCCCGGTCCGCGGGCTGGACGAAGGTCACCTCGCCCGACGGATTGCGGATGATGTGCCCGATCTTCGCCGTCGCGTCCTGCAACGCTCGGCTGATATCGGAGAAGGTGTACGCGTCCAGATGCGACTCGCCGATCACGGACACGCGAAGCAGCGGCGAGCGCGACGTCCGCTCGAACTTCGCGTACGCGGCCATCGCCGACGCGCGGGCGAGGTCGTCGAGCCAGGTGCCGCCGGGGATCTCGTCGGCGATACGCCGGAATTCGTTCCTCACCAGATCACTTCCGGAATTCCCCTGCCACCCGATGCCCACACTTCTTCCCAGATCTCCTCGTCGCCGGGGCGGCAGAGGAAACCGTCGAGCATGCCGCCGACGGGCTGGACCTGGTCGAGATACATCGCGGGCTGGCCGACGATGACCCCGCGCAACGTCAGCAGCCCGTACAGCGCCGAGCGGCCCGCGTCGTCGAGCCGTTTGAGCGCGCCCCATTCGTCCGGGATCAGCACCACGTCGAGCCCGCGCGGCGGATGCGGGGTCCTG from Amycolatopsis sp. EV170708-02-1 includes:
- a CDS encoding DUF4190 domain-containing protein — its product is MPTDPPLPHPPATRYGPGFAAHGTRHRKPKNGLVIAGFLVGLAALGVAFVPVAGIAAWPLAVIGMILSVIGLTKIKKGEADKKGMGIAGLALSIAGLLAAGGLLVYTSFFATGESGLHIPAVAGDKNTVEFVVSASGGATIRFGSLNDQRTETTPASTDEWRGTASFNSGDYLLTVTADTRNSSVSNQIACTILVNGQKVAENKGQTIALCTAGTG
- a CDS encoding DUF6932 family protein gives rise to the protein MALPYWTPHNLLPPGRHPADLADVYERLVFDAPHQNDREILFSALNSYLGVARRIMPTGRAWIGGDLTARTPHPPRGLDVVLIPDEWGALKRLDDAGRSALYGLLTLRGVIVGQPAMYLDQVQPVGGMLDGFLCRPGDEEIWEEVWASGGRGIPEVIW